GCAGGCGCAAATGCGGGGCGGGATGGGCGGTCAGGGCCCGGGCGAGCAGGGCCGAGGCCCGGGGCGAGTGGGTGAGGACGACGGTGATCTGACGGAGTTTCGACAGGGCCGGGCCGGGATCGACCGGGACGGTGTCGTAGAGGGCGACGGCGCGGGCGGACAGGCCCCGGGCGGTGAGGTCGCCCGTGAGGTCGCCGGCCGGATGCAGGGCCCCGGCATGCAGGATGGGCCCCGGATCGGCGGCGGCGATGAGGCCGGCGAGGGCGGCGACATCGCCGTCGGCCGACCGCACGGTCCCGAAGCCGGCGGCGCGGGCCGCCTCGGCGGTGGCCTCGCCGACGGTGAAGGCCGGCGGGCGGGCGCCGGTCAGGGCGGCGAAGGCGCGAACCCCCTGGGCGCTGGTGAAGGCGACGGCGGCGACGCCGGTCAGGTCGAAGGTCGCGTCCGCCAGGGTCCGGGCCTCGAGCAGCGGCGCGGTCAGCGGCGTCCATCCCATCGCCCGAACCCGGCCGGCCGTCGCCGAGGCGCCGGGCTCGGCGCGGGTGATCCAGACGAGAGGCGAGGGCTTGGGCACGGGCGCAGGCTGGCCGGTCCGCATCCCCCGATCAATCCCCCTTCCACCGGCTTATCGAAGCGGCCCCCCATTATACCCCCTCTGCATTTTTCAAGGTGGCGAAACCGCGGTCTTCCGGTGCGCAAAGCCTTGGGGCGCAAGGGGTTGTCCAGGGGATGGGGGACGGGGATCGGGTGGGGCCCCGGTGGGCCAATGGCGGGGGCGTGGTGGGCGCCGGGTGAGGCGAAGTGGGCCGCGCGGGGGTGCGCCGGCGGGCCGGCGAGCGAGTTTTGCAGCGAAAAGAGCGTCGCGGCGCGCGCCGGGTCGATGAATATGTCTAGACATATTCATCTAGAGGATGTCCGCGGAGGGATGGAGGGTCCGTCCGTTCCTATCCCCTGCGGACAGGCCCCGGCCGCTGCGCTAGCCTCCCGCCATGCAGACCCTCGTCATCCCCGTACCCGCCGACCGCATCACGGACTGGGACAGCTTCCACGCGGTCTTTGCGGATTGCCTGGGCTTCCCGGGCTATTGCGGCGCCAACATGAACGCCTGGATCGATTGCCTGACCTATGCGGACGACGCCGAGGCCGGAATGGTCAGCCGGCCGGTCCCCCGGGGAACGCTCCTGACCCTCCGCATCGACGAGGCCGCCGCCTTCGCCAGGCGCTGCCCGGCGCAGTACGCGGCCCTGGTGGAAGGCGCGGCGTTCGTGAACCATCGGCGGGTGGAGATGGGTCAGCCGCCGGTTCTGGCGCTGCTCATGGTTGGGGCGTTCTGAGGGGGGCGTGGAGCCGGTCAAGACGCAGACCGCACCAGCCAGACCGAGATTTATATAGTGTCCGTGGAATTCCAATGGTCCTTCGGAAACTACGCGAACTAGCCGAAGCGGCGAATGTGTAAACCTGATTTGGGGAAAGAGGGCAGGGGATGAAGCGCGCAATTGCAGGGGTGGCCCTGGTGGCGGGCCTGATGGTGGCCGGATCGGCAGCCGCCGAAAAGTACCGGCTTGTCACCGGCACGGACGATATGGTCGTTTTCATCAACACCGAC
The nucleotide sequence above comes from Caulobacter sp. NIBR1757. Encoded proteins:
- a CDS encoding uroporphyrinogen-III synthase — translated: MRTGQPAPVPKPSPLVWITRAEPGASATAGRVRAMGWTPLTAPLLEARTLADATFDLTGVAAVAFTSAQGVRAFAALTGARPPAFTVGEATAEAARAAGFGTVRSADGDVAALAGLIAAADPGPILHAGALHPAGDLTGDLTARGLSARAVALYDTVPVDPGPALSKLRQITVVLTHSPRASALLARALTAHPAPHLRLLALSEAVAAPLRALENAKIAVAPFPNETSLLNLL
- a CDS encoding barstar family protein, translated to MQTLVIPVPADRITDWDSFHAVFADCLGFPGYCGANMNAWIDCLTYADDAEAGMVSRPVPRGTLLTLRIDEAAAFARRCPAQYAALVEGAAFVNHRRVEMGQPPVLALLMVGAF